One part of the Lepeophtheirus salmonis chromosome 14, UVic_Lsal_1.4, whole genome shotgun sequence genome encodes these proteins:
- the LOC121129512 gene encoding uncharacterized protein isoform X2 codes for MDFSYNVSCLEEKIVSGSTEVLDPEERREQFHEILLPTFASEEGTQSPPMMIDSTTTMTTIYHWNRSLLIDPISRIHRTNFLKGNDTTTKELCRVFGRKRIHCLKAHLGNIHKDHHCLYHYQCQYGAHCFPSEDKAYVCANISLSTHSSHKRTASSEKDDHWRQIAGFHLALRKDDGQCYKEILNLPSISFSNISHLYPLMNQILSVVMDKQNYSFNCLLDSLSKQSRGFLKEVLLKVIEIDFIWTDVLDLLKGLSLMTIHKKALNKIRSRNYANFSIITDLMELSVITETIVGKYYPRSDLMANRLDVLLFITQMFVGFNIPAPFIYRLVDLKIIDLRVEDLLEELQRNEAILDILTNGNFSYLHAIEVISSIATPNKEINVHDYGINDSLGPKCRYDRINLERVNELFKSSLIQGFNTDETIHLLISNFTSCNGIRDIIMSMKELEIPLRNITEYIISLYQDEATKEYQISLDNYELLSPVDKGFSFLRRLIRHLLQKEFITNSAMKKVLGTEIFKKYVRRVLPTNIYAKYKQRTSIDNFLKKNLNAIDSSIRGNETKDNFLNYTQIKNLIYNLNSDEYPNKKTIYAKDTITGSKIFSNNL; via the exons ATGGATTTTTCAT ataatgTTTCTTGTCTTGAAGAAAAGATTGTCAGTGGGTCAACTGAAGTATTGGATCCAGAGGAAAGAAGAGAAcaatttcatgaaatattgtTACCCACTTTTGCCTCAGAAGAAGGGACACAATCTCCCCCAATGATGATAGATAGTACCACGACCATGACAACAATATATCACTGGAATCGTTCATTACTCATTGATCCCATATCCCGGATACATAGAACCAATTTTCTTAAAGGAAATGATACCACAACAAAGGAGCTATGTCGAGTGTTTGGGAGGAAGCGTATTCATTGTTTAAAGGCCCATTTGGGAAATATACACAAGGATCATCATTGCTTGTATCACTACCAATGCCAGTATGGTGCGCATTGCTTCCCTTCAGAGGACAAAGCATATGTATGTGCCAATATAAGCCTGAGTACTCACTCAAGCCATAAAAGGACTGCATCGAGTGAAAAGGATGATCATTGGAGGCAAATTGCTGGCTTCCATCTTGCTCTGAGGAAGGATGATGGTCAATGTTACAAAGAAATCCTGAATCTTCCATCAATTTCCTTCAGTAATATAAGTCATTTATATCCtttaatgaatcaaatattgtCAGTCGTGATggacaaacaaaattattcattcaacTGTTTGCTCGACTCTTTATCAAAACAAAGCCGAGGGTTCTTAAAAGAAGTGCTCCTGAAAGTAATCGAGATTGATTTCATTTGGACTGATGTTCTTGATCTACTTAAAGGATTATCCCTCatgactattcacaaaaaggCTCTGAATAAAATACGTAGTAGAAATTACGCCAATTTTTCAATCATCACAGATTTAATGGAGTTAAGTGTAATTACAGAGACAATAGTTGGGAAATACTATCCTAGATCGGACCTTATGGCGAATAGATTGGATGTACTATTATTCATAACCCAAATGTTTGTTGGATTTAATATTCCGGCACCTTTTATTTATCGTTTAGTCGATCTAAAGATAATTGATCTTAGGGTTGAAGATCTTTTGGAGGAACTCCAAAGAAATGAGGCTATTCTTGATATTCTAACAAATGGGAACTTTTCATATTTACATGCCATTGAAGTGATATCGTCAATTGCTACCCccaacaaagaaataaatgtcCATGACTATGGAATCAATGACAGTTTGGGTCCAAAATGTAGATATGACAGAATAAATTTGGAACGAGTGAATGAGTTATTCAAATCATCTCTAATTCAAGGTTTCAATACGGATGAAAcaattcatttattgatttcTAATTTCACATCTTGCAACGGGATTCGAGATATAATCATGTCCATGAAAGAACTGGAAATCCCTCTTAGAAACATAACAGAGTACATTATTTCTCTTTATCAAGATGAAGCAACAAAGGAGTATCAAATATCATTGGATAATTACGAGCTTCTTTCGCCAGTTGATaaaggtttttcatttttacgcAGGCTTATTCGTCATCTTTTGCAAAAGGAATTCATCACAAATTCCGCTATGAAAAAAGTTCTTGGGACagagatattcaaaaaatatgtacgaCGAGTTTTGCCCACGAATATTTATGCAAAGTACAAACAACGCACAtccattgataattttttaaagaaaaatttaaatgccaTCGATAGTTCAATTCGTGGTAATGAAACCAAagataattttctcaattacacacaaataaaaaatctaatctATAATCTAAACTCTGATGAATATCCAA acaaaaaaaccATCTACGCCAAGGATACAATTACTggtagtaaaatattttctaataatcttTAG
- the LOC121129512 gene encoding uncharacterized protein isoform X3, giving the protein MMIDSTTTMTTIYHWNRSLLIDPISRIHRTNFLKGNDTTTKELCRVFGRKRIHCLKAHLGNIHKDHHCLYHYQCQYGAHCFPSEDKAYVCANISLSTHSSHKRTASSEKDDHWRQIAGFHLALRKDDGQCYKEILNLPSISFSNISHLYPLMNQILSVVMDKQNYSFNCLLDSLSKQSRGFLKEVLLKVIEIDFIWTDVLDLLKGLSLMTIHKKALNKIRSRNYANFSIITDLMELSVITETIVGKYYPRSDLMANRLDVLLFITQMFVGFNIPAPFIYRLVDLKIIDLRVEDLLEELQRNEAILDILTNGNFSYLHAIEVISSIATPNKEINVHDYGINDSLGPKCRYDRINLERVNELFKSSLIQGFNTDETIHLLISNFTSCNGIRDIIMSMKELEIPLRNITEYIISLYQDEATKEYQISLDNYELLSPVDKGFSFLRRLIRHLLQKEFITNSAMKKVLGTEIFKKYVRRVLPTNIYAKYKQRTSIDNFLKKNLNAIDSSIRGNETKDNFLNYTQIKNLIYNLNSDEYPNKKTIYAKDTITGSKIFSNNL; this is encoded by the exons ATGATGATAGATAGTACCACGACCATGACAACAATATATCACTGGAATCGTTCATTACTCATTGATCCCATATCCCGGATACATAGAACCAATTTTCTTAAAGGAAATGATACCACAACAAAGGAGCTATGTCGAGTGTTTGGGAGGAAGCGTATTCATTGTTTAAAGGCCCATTTGGGAAATATACACAAGGATCATCATTGCTTGTATCACTACCAATGCCAGTATGGTGCGCATTGCTTCCCTTCAGAGGACAAAGCATATGTATGTGCCAATATAAGCCTGAGTACTCACTCAAGCCATAAAAGGACTGCATCGAGTGAAAAGGATGATCATTGGAGGCAAATTGCTGGCTTCCATCTTGCTCTGAGGAAGGATGATGGTCAATGTTACAAAGAAATCCTGAATCTTCCATCAATTTCCTTCAGTAATATAAGTCATTTATATCCtttaatgaatcaaatattgtCAGTCGTGATggacaaacaaaattattcattcaacTGTTTGCTCGACTCTTTATCAAAACAAAGCCGAGGGTTCTTAAAAGAAGTGCTCCTGAAAGTAATCGAGATTGATTTCATTTGGACTGATGTTCTTGATCTACTTAAAGGATTATCCCTCatgactattcacaaaaaggCTCTGAATAAAATACGTAGTAGAAATTACGCCAATTTTTCAATCATCACAGATTTAATGGAGTTAAGTGTAATTACAGAGACAATAGTTGGGAAATACTATCCTAGATCGGACCTTATGGCGAATAGATTGGATGTACTATTATTCATAACCCAAATGTTTGTTGGATTTAATATTCCGGCACCTTTTATTTATCGTTTAGTCGATCTAAAGATAATTGATCTTAGGGTTGAAGATCTTTTGGAGGAACTCCAAAGAAATGAGGCTATTCTTGATATTCTAACAAATGGGAACTTTTCATATTTACATGCCATTGAAGTGATATCGTCAATTGCTACCCccaacaaagaaataaatgtcCATGACTATGGAATCAATGACAGTTTGGGTCCAAAATGTAGATATGACAGAATAAATTTGGAACGAGTGAATGAGTTATTCAAATCATCTCTAATTCAAGGTTTCAATACGGATGAAAcaattcatttattgatttcTAATTTCACATCTTGCAACGGGATTCGAGATATAATCATGTCCATGAAAGAACTGGAAATCCCTCTTAGAAACATAACAGAGTACATTATTTCTCTTTATCAAGATGAAGCAACAAAGGAGTATCAAATATCATTGGATAATTACGAGCTTCTTTCGCCAGTTGATaaaggtttttcatttttacgcAGGCTTATTCGTCATCTTTTGCAAAAGGAATTCATCACAAATTCCGCTATGAAAAAAGTTCTTGGGACagagatattcaaaaaatatgtacgaCGAGTTTTGCCCACGAATATTTATGCAAAGTACAAACAACGCACAtccattgataattttttaaagaaaaatttaaatgccaTCGATAGTTCAATTCGTGGTAATGAAACCAAagataattttctcaattacacacaaataaaaaatctaatctATAATCTAAACTCTGATGAATATCCAA acaaaaaaaccATCTACGCCAAGGATACAATTACTggtagtaaaatattttctaataatcttTAG
- the LOC121129512 gene encoding uncharacterized protein isoform X1: protein MNSKDFKQLFSLNKLETLLLLNLPWIFHIVSGSTEVLDPEERREQFHEILLPTFASEEGTQSPPMMIDSTTTMTTIYHWNRSLLIDPISRIHRTNFLKGNDTTTKELCRVFGRKRIHCLKAHLGNIHKDHHCLYHYQCQYGAHCFPSEDKAYVCANISLSTHSSHKRTASSEKDDHWRQIAGFHLALRKDDGQCYKEILNLPSISFSNISHLYPLMNQILSVVMDKQNYSFNCLLDSLSKQSRGFLKEVLLKVIEIDFIWTDVLDLLKGLSLMTIHKKALNKIRSRNYANFSIITDLMELSVITETIVGKYYPRSDLMANRLDVLLFITQMFVGFNIPAPFIYRLVDLKIIDLRVEDLLEELQRNEAILDILTNGNFSYLHAIEVISSIATPNKEINVHDYGINDSLGPKCRYDRINLERVNELFKSSLIQGFNTDETIHLLISNFTSCNGIRDIIMSMKELEIPLRNITEYIISLYQDEATKEYQISLDNYELLSPVDKGFSFLRRLIRHLLQKEFITNSAMKKVLGTEIFKKYVRRVLPTNIYAKYKQRTSIDNFLKKNLNAIDSSIRGNETKDNFLNYTQIKNLIYNLNSDEYPNKKTIYAKDTITGSKIFSNNL, encoded by the exons atgaaTAGTAAggattttaaacaacttttctcACTCAACAAACTAGAAACTCTTTTACTCTTGAACCTTCCATGGATTTTTCAT ATTGTCAGTGGGTCAACTGAAGTATTGGATCCAGAGGAAAGAAGAGAAcaatttcatgaaatattgtTACCCACTTTTGCCTCAGAAGAAGGGACACAATCTCCCCCAATGATGATAGATAGTACCACGACCATGACAACAATATATCACTGGAATCGTTCATTACTCATTGATCCCATATCCCGGATACATAGAACCAATTTTCTTAAAGGAAATGATACCACAACAAAGGAGCTATGTCGAGTGTTTGGGAGGAAGCGTATTCATTGTTTAAAGGCCCATTTGGGAAATATACACAAGGATCATCATTGCTTGTATCACTACCAATGCCAGTATGGTGCGCATTGCTTCCCTTCAGAGGACAAAGCATATGTATGTGCCAATATAAGCCTGAGTACTCACTCAAGCCATAAAAGGACTGCATCGAGTGAAAAGGATGATCATTGGAGGCAAATTGCTGGCTTCCATCTTGCTCTGAGGAAGGATGATGGTCAATGTTACAAAGAAATCCTGAATCTTCCATCAATTTCCTTCAGTAATATAAGTCATTTATATCCtttaatgaatcaaatattgtCAGTCGTGATggacaaacaaaattattcattcaacTGTTTGCTCGACTCTTTATCAAAACAAAGCCGAGGGTTCTTAAAAGAAGTGCTCCTGAAAGTAATCGAGATTGATTTCATTTGGACTGATGTTCTTGATCTACTTAAAGGATTATCCCTCatgactattcacaaaaaggCTCTGAATAAAATACGTAGTAGAAATTACGCCAATTTTTCAATCATCACAGATTTAATGGAGTTAAGTGTAATTACAGAGACAATAGTTGGGAAATACTATCCTAGATCGGACCTTATGGCGAATAGATTGGATGTACTATTATTCATAACCCAAATGTTTGTTGGATTTAATATTCCGGCACCTTTTATTTATCGTTTAGTCGATCTAAAGATAATTGATCTTAGGGTTGAAGATCTTTTGGAGGAACTCCAAAGAAATGAGGCTATTCTTGATATTCTAACAAATGGGAACTTTTCATATTTACATGCCATTGAAGTGATATCGTCAATTGCTACCCccaacaaagaaataaatgtcCATGACTATGGAATCAATGACAGTTTGGGTCCAAAATGTAGATATGACAGAATAAATTTGGAACGAGTGAATGAGTTATTCAAATCATCTCTAATTCAAGGTTTCAATACGGATGAAAcaattcatttattgatttcTAATTTCACATCTTGCAACGGGATTCGAGATATAATCATGTCCATGAAAGAACTGGAAATCCCTCTTAGAAACATAACAGAGTACATTATTTCTCTTTATCAAGATGAAGCAACAAAGGAGTATCAAATATCATTGGATAATTACGAGCTTCTTTCGCCAGTTGATaaaggtttttcatttttacgcAGGCTTATTCGTCATCTTTTGCAAAAGGAATTCATCACAAATTCCGCTATGAAAAAAGTTCTTGGGACagagatattcaaaaaatatgtacgaCGAGTTTTGCCCACGAATATTTATGCAAAGTACAAACAACGCACAtccattgataattttttaaagaaaaatttaaatgccaTCGATAGTTCAATTCGTGGTAATGAAACCAAagataattttctcaattacacacaaataaaaaatctaatctATAATCTAAACTCTGATGAATATCCAA acaaaaaaaccATCTACGCCAAGGATACAATTACTggtagtaaaatattttctaataatcttTAG
- the LOC121129816 gene encoding oxytocin-neurophysin 1, with the protein MAFGYPLITLLLIFQIANACFITNCPVGGGKKRSGSTNLGFLNSSFQYKQCSSCGPNNTGRCFGPRLCCSSEFGCFVYSNDIAKNPCQTEAYDPVPCQNNVKSCSSVLKNGQCVFDNYCCNSSGTCRFVEEELICSVSDDKKNYEKEKELVDDLQKNMIYIRRQAYLGNGVPRLQQLNINDLEQ; encoded by the exons ATGGCTTTTGGATATCCTTTGATTACTCTTCTTCTCATCTTTCAAATTGCAAACGCCTGCTTTATCACAAATTGTCCTGTCGGAGGTGGAAAGAAAAGAAGCGGTTCAACAAATTTGGGATTcttaaattcttcatttcaatataaacaa TGTTCAAGTTGCGGGCCCAATAATACGGGAAGATGTTTTGGACCTCGTCTATGTTGTAGTTCTGAATTCGGATGTTTTGTTTATTCCAATGACATTGCTAAAAATCCATGTCAAACAGAAGCCTATGATCCAGTACCATGTCAGAACAACGTGAAGTCTTGCTCCTCCGTTCTCAAAAACGGTCAATGTGTATTCGACAATTACTGCTGTAATTCTTCAG GGACTTGCCGTTTCGTGGAAGAGGAACTGATTTGCTCTGTCTCAGATGACAAGAAGaattatgaaaaggaaaaagaacTAGTAGACGatctgcaaaaaaatatgatctataTTAGACGACAAGCCTATCTTGGAAATGGTGTTCCTCGTCTACAACAACTCAATATCAATGACTTGGAACAATAG